One segment of Rhipicephalus sanguineus isolate Rsan-2018 chromosome 6, BIME_Rsan_1.4, whole genome shotgun sequence DNA contains the following:
- the LOC119396227 gene encoding elongation of very long chain fatty acids protein 4, protein MRQQQDMWQGVNGTEAVSDYSALSWFKPDERIREWPLMGSPAAVTSVLALYLMGCVVVGPRLMRDCKAFSMRPIMIAYNVAMVALSVFFAYLTVTLAYFKSGYSLVCQANDSKTNPFREVIFYYGWWYVMLKVGELLDTVFFVLRKKNDHISFLHVLHHTLALITVWLDVNLAIMGQVALFPLLNCSVHVVMYSYYALAALPPSLRPNLWWKRYVTIFQIAQFFVLTVHSLVPVFKDCDFPRAFAVFMALEAALFFYLFSDFYVKHYGSPMKADSSAKLKGQ, encoded by the coding sequence ATGCGGCAACAGCAGGACATGTGGCAGGGTGTCAACGGGACGGAGGCCGTGAGCGATTACTCGGCACTCTCCTGGTTCAAGCCCGACGAGCGGATCCGGGAGTGGCCGCTCATGGGCAGCCCCGCGGCCGTGACCAGCGTCCTGGCCCTGTACCTGATGGGCTGCGTCGTCGTGGGGCCGCGGCTCATGAGGGACTGCAAGGCCTTCTCCATGCGGCCCATAATGATCGCGTACAACGTCGCCATGGTGGCACTCAGCGTGTTCTTCGCCTACCTGACCGTGACTCTGGCGTACTTCAAGAGCGGCTACAGCCTGGTCTGCCAGGCCAACGACTCCAAGACGAACCCGTTCCGCGAGGTGATCTTCTACTACGGCTGGTGGTACGTGATGCTCAAGGTGGGCGAGCTCCTGGACACGGTGTTCTTCGTGCTGCGCAAGAAGAACGACCACATCAGCTTTCTGCACGTTCTGCACCACACGCTGGCCCTCATCACCGTGTGGCTGGACGTGAACCTGGCCATCATGGGACAGGTGGCCCTCTTCCCGCTGCTCAACTGCTCGGTGCACGTGGTCATGTACTCGTACtacgcgctggccgcgctgccgcCGTCGCTCAGGCCAAACCTGTGGTGGAAGCGCTATGTGACCATATTCCAGATCGCGCAGTTCTTCGTGCTCACGGTGCACAGCCTGGTGCCGGTCTTCAAGGACTGCGACTTTCCGCGGGCCTTCGCGGTCTTCATGGCCCTGGAGGCGGCGCTCTTCTTCTACCTCTTCAGCGACTTCTACGTGAAGCACTACGGATCCCCGATGAAAGCCGACTCCAGTGCGAAACTTAAGGGCCAATAG